The stretch of DNA CGGTGGGGACATCGAATGATCTCCAGGTGGGTCAAAAAGTTTTCGCGATCGGTAATCCCTTTGGCTTCGATCACACGTTGACAACCGGTGTCATCAGTGGATTGGGCCGCGATCTGCCGGGTTCGACGGGAAAGCCAATTCGCGGCATGATTCAGACCGATGCAGCCATCAACCCGGGAAACTCAGGTGGGCCGCTGTTGGATAGTGCCGGGCGATTGATCGGTGTGAATACAACCATTCTCAGCAACTCAGGGGGCTCGGCGGGAATCGGGTTTGCGATCCCCGTCGATACAGTCAATGCCCTTGTACCAGTACTGATCAAGAGTGGCTGGAACGAACGCCCGGAGTTGGGGATCATCTTCATGTATGATGCGATTGCCCGCCGTCTGGGAGTCACGACAGGCGCACTGGTCAATCATGTCATTGAAAACAGCGCGGCAGCACGAGCCGGTATTCGACCGATGTGGCGCGATGAAGATGGTGATCTGATTCTTGGCGACATCATTGTCCAGATGGATGACTTCCCGATCACTGGAGAAATGGACGTCTTTCGAGCCATGGAACGGTTTAAGACCAATCAGGTC from Planctopirus ephydatiae encodes:
- a CDS encoding S1C family serine protease, with translation MPAVAFDDDFRQRFSPQNGTGVSNWLVALLLFSGGLWALSSAGIWPFSRNWVNAVSRPITPRGDLSDDEKTTIEIFRESLPSVVYISSLTVNRAQASPNPVQITRGTGSGFVWDHQGHVVTNYHLIRNAQSATVILADNSEWDAALVGYEPDRDLAVLRIKAPASRLRPIPVGTSNDLQVGQKVFAIGNPFGFDHTLTTGVISGLGRDLPGSTGKPIRGMIQTDAAINPGNSGGPLLDSAGRLIGVNTTILSNSGGSAGIGFAIPVDTVNALVPVLIKSGWNERPELGIIFMYDAIARRLGVTTGALVNHVIENSAAARAGIRPMWRDEDGDLILGDIIVQMDDFPITGEMDVFRAMERFKTNQVIEVKMIRDGDLKTISLKLDNP